The following is a genomic window from Fusarium oxysporum Fo47 chromosome IV, complete sequence.
GAGACACTGCAGTGTGgtttctcttttttatttagGATGGGGAGACCATATAACTCGGGATTCTGGTTAGTAGATTCGATGACGGAACTCATATCGAAGAAACCAACTATATGCAAGTATTAGAAGAGGTGACTTTGCCTCTACTTAGGGCGGTACTTACAGTTCCGGCTGATGCCTGCTAGATGCCCGGAGAGCTGCCCGATAGTAACCTCATCCCACTGTACTTTGCGGGTGGGATCCCCCTTGTTCTTCCTGGCTGCATGGGCTAGCTCAGGCACCCACTTCGTCACGGGATCGTTCATTCGCTTCATTCCAACCTCGGCGAGCAGGGTATAGACTGTAAGAAGCTTCGAAACGCTACCCACGCGGAACACGGTATCCTCGTTGAGACTCCCTGAAGTCAAGAAACCTTTCATGGAGGGAGGGACGTATCCATGTTGGAAAAGGGTGTCCGAAGCGGAGAAGGCCTGGATGTAGAAGGTAGTGTTGAACCCCTCGAGAGTGCCATTACGGTCAAGCTCGTTGAAGGTGGCGTTGAGCTGGGCAATTGTGTCTGAAAAAGCACTGGACTTGATCGGATGCTGGACGGGCGGAAAGATGGCACCTAGGAGAGGGCATGGGGTCTCTTGAGCATTGGCCTGCTGCGGTAAGGTAGCAAGGCCCAAAGAAAGGACAAGAGTAAGGTAGttcatgatgagaatggaagAAAGGCCAGTGTGAGAATGAGAGACGAAGAAAGAGTAATTTACAGAGAGGGTCACACCGTCAACTTTATAGAACAAGGCGCCTGGGCAAAAGTCAATGGACGCGCGTGTAGGTGTATAAGAACTCCATTACACCAAGGCAACAGCAGACATGATCTGGCCAAGAGACATTCCAGAGTGTTCAGTAAGCCCTCTGAGTGGCCGGCCCGCTCCAGGGACTGGCACTTAGTCTCGTGTAGCCGTGATGAATTTCGTAATGGAATACGGTACACAAATGGTTATGCTTACACCACTGAGAGACAGACCAATCAGCATGCGTCTGTACTGTACTTGTGCTGTGATTGGCTGGGTCGCTCAATTCGAGTCATGGCAATTTACGGACCCTTTTTTGTCCCTGTTAGTGCTGATTATTTCACCTTATCCATCTTACACAAGGTAGTCATGGGATCGGGGAATCGATAACCCGAACCTTGTGCTTGGGTCTTATCCTTGCCCCATTTCCCGTACTGGCTGCGAGCCTGCGACCCATTGGCAAAAACTGCCTTCGCACTGGCTATGTCATCTTGGATACTTCAGTGCAAATAGCTGGTCGCTACAAATCGTTCCAGTGGGCGCGCGATGagttaaaaagaaaaaaaggacTGCACAAAGGATCGTTTGCTCGTTGACTCCCGCGCCATGGTCGACATCCCATCCAAAGCGTCTACAGCTGGCGCAAGTCGATTGCGGCGGGCATATCACCCCAAGGTTAAGACGGGCTGTCAGACTTGCAGGTCAGTTCAGACGCCTGACATGCGCACCATGTCGATAGTATGGCACGCGTCCCCTACTTCATAGTCTAGCACACTAACGCACTGACTCTGCTAGGATCCGCAGAGTAAAGTGCGACGAAGGCAAGCCTGTCTGTGTGCGCTGTACCTCCACCGGCCGCACATGTGACGGGTACActcttcctccatcttcatcctaTTCATTGTCAACCTCCACATCACCTTCCCCTCAATCCTCCGACTCCTACAACGCTACTGCCgatctcaagctcatcctgCCACGCCAGAGCCCCGAAGAGGTGCGCAGCTACCGTTTCTTCCTCGAAGTCACGGCGCCATCCCTCGCTGGGGCTTTCTACGCCGACTTCTGGCTCGCCGAGGTACCGCGCATATGCATGTCCGACGCGGGCATCTGGCACGCCGTTGTCAGCCTCGGTTCTGCCCACGAGGACTTTGCACAGCATGGCCAAGGATCGCGGAGCGTGTTCGCTCTGAAGCAGTTTAATTCGGCCATTCGTTGTCTCATCGAGTCAAGGTCGCCGAGACATGCAGATCGGTGGAGAGCGCTTATTGTCAGCACTATATTCACGTATGTATGCACGATCAAAGGACTTCACGATCAGACAAGGATACATCTGCAGGCTGGATGCAATCTCCTCCGTGAACTTGAGGGTCTAGCTACGAAAGGTAGGACAACTTTGAATCAGGAACAGCTCCCGGAGGCTGCCCAAGACGAGAGCTGGATCTCAACAGTTCCGGTATCGATTGCGCCGATACAGTCCATCCTGGTCACCCTTGAGCTGCAGTTAGAAGCACTTGGCCATGGCGGTATAACTGAGAGTCCGGCTCTGCTCTTGCGAAACAAGACACTAAACACATGGCGCTACTATACAGCACCGCGGCCTTCGCACCGCCCAACGCCAGACACTATAAATCAAGCCTATTGCGCTGCTGAGTCTCTCTTCAGCGGCCTGATCCTATTCTCCCAAGAACATGCCAAGCAGCTCGGGGATCTTCAGACGGGCAAGTCTGGACCAGCAGGACTGTCAATGCTGGCAGCGCGACAGGACGCGCATACCCGATGCTACAAAGAAATAAGCAAAGCAATGGATATTTTCCAACAAGAGGTAAACTCAACCCAACGGGAGCCGCATGCCATGCTCCCCTTGCACCTTTTCCAAAGCGCCAATCGCCTCCTCCTGATTCAGGACCCCGAGGAACATGACTTGGTCAAGCGTCAAAATGACCTCCCCGCCTTGTACAAGTCTATAGTCGACCTCGCTGAGCAGATCATGAACCTCGATCCTGTGAAGACCCGCCGGGTATCCTATACACAGcacctcttcctcgtcgccCACAGTGGTATCGGACAGTCAACCCGCCGCCGTGCTGTGACCCTGCTCAGGCGCCCGCGGCTGGAGGGCGGCTGGGACAGCCTCATCTCTGCAAGCCTCGCAGAGGCGATCATGGACCGGGAGAGGGAGGCGGCGTGTGAATACCGGCTTGAGCTAGGCTTGGATGCTGGGACTGATGGAGGCGAAGGGAAGGACGGgcagaaagaggaggaggttgacCCAATGTTTCGCATATTTAACATCACATTTGCGTTTACAGGACAGAGAGAGGCTCGTGCCGTGCTGCGGACGTGGCGAGAGAAACTCGACGATGTTGCTGGGCGGAGCAGGGTTATACGATGGTAATGATGAATATATCGAGAACACTACTAATAAACTCAATAATCTCAGTCCCATCCACCAGCAGGCATACTTTCACCACTACCAAAAGACCGACATCAGAACCCAACGACTCAGCTCTGGCATCGAAAGGAGCACGAGAAAAGTTCAACGCTAGCAATATACCCGGCCATGTGCAACGTGTCCATCTTGTCTCCTTAAACAACAAATACATTTAGGCTTCCTTTGCGCCCAAGTCGGCAGTGACACCTGCACCCTCCTTGATGTAGACTTCGTGCTTCTGCTTGGATGTTTTGACAGGGTTGGGGCTCTTGAAAATTTCGTCGATTTCTTCGAGAGACCGGCCCTTTGTTTCGACGAGAGCAAAATACATCATTCCCCACTCAACAAAATGTAAAATAAGGAAAATGGTGTATGTCTTCCAACCGATTTTCTGAAGAGCGACAGGTGTGGCATAcgtgttgatgaagcccgAAACACCACTGAAGAAGCCAGAGGCGGCCATACCCTTGGCTCGAATGTCATTGCGTAGCACCTCGCTGGGGTATAAAGACTGCAGAGGAGTCCAGCAGAAAGACCAGAAAATGCCATACAAGAAAATCATTGCAATAAAGGCGTAGCCCGTTGATGTGTCAACATGACCGTGGGCTTTGGCTGCGATGACGTTGATAGGGATATAGACGAGACCTGTCAAGAATGTGCCTGGGGAATGTCAGTCATGGTTGTAtatgagatggatggatgtcAACTCACCCCAAAGAAACAGAGGCCTGCGTCCAAACTTCTCAACGCCAAATGAACCTGCAAcgccgctgaagaatccgaAAATGACATTGACGCCGTTGAGCAGAAGCTGCTGAGAAGAGCTGGTGATGCCAACGTTCTCCAGAATGACGGGCATATAGTAAGTGATGACCGAACCACCGATAAACTGAGAGAAAATCGCGACCAAGAAGAGTAAGTAAAATCGGTGCAGGTTCTCCCTGTTATCGAAGAGCATGCGATAATCCCACCACTTTTGGCTGGCTTCGATTTCTTCCTGGTATTCGATGGATGCACGCATCTCGTCAAGCTCCAGTTTCACGACAGCTGATTCGGGATTGCCATCCCCGTGATACTTGATGAGCACAGCCCGTGCCTGCTCTTCTTTGCCGTGACTCATGAGCCATCTGGGACTTTCCGGGATGAACCATACGCCACACAGGATGATGGACGCGGGGACGAcctggatgatgatggggatCCTCCAGGACCAATTCGAAGTTAATCGTCCTGTTCCATAGGCAGTCCATGTAGATGCTGGCAAGATGTCAGTTCAAGGCCCGCGAATTTTGTTCTGTAACTGAAACTTACCAAGTGATCCAATATACCAACCGCCTACATTGTACAGACCAGCCAGAGTTCCGCGCCAAGAAGGGTAGGCCATCTCAACTAGATAGATAGGAGATGCAGTTACTGCGATGGTGCAGCCAAAACCGAGGAACAGTCTCCCCGCCATAAATGTCCCGACATTCTGGGCCGCCGCTTGGATCACAGTACCAATGATGACAAAGATTGACCCGGTGATCATGCCGAACCTTCGCCCAAAGATGTCAGCAGCTGGAGCGGCAACAAGACAGCCAAGGATGTTTCCGACGCTGTAGAGCGCAAAGACAGCTCCAATAGAAGAACCTTGCATTTCAGTTCCGAAGAATTTATGGAAAGGATCCATAGCATTAATGGACGACATGATAGTTCCATCAAAACCATTACCGCAATTATCTATGGATGGCCATTAGTTGTAGGGTATGTGCATGTTGTGAAGATGCTTACTTAGCGTGACAAGAGCAATAATTGCATAGAGTTTGAAGATGGACGTTGCCCGCGGAGAGAGGTTATCCTTGGCTATGGCATCGCTATAGGCAACATTTTGGACTTTTGCTGTCTTCGATGTCGCCAGATCAGCGGCTGCCGAGTCCGGGACTCTCTCAACGGTCTGAACTTTATCGTCTTCCTTCTGCATTATGGTAGGGAACTCGCTGAAGAGGAATACCGTGgggaaggaggaagaataaAGCCATTATGCTGTGGATCGCATCAACTTAAATATCTATAGCGATGTCTCTTGCAAGTCGGTATGGTCTTGCGCGGCATAACCATGCCGAATCGACTTTGTTAGATGCGGGGAACGGGACAACCCTAAATGAGCCCAGTGGATTAGTCAACGCTGGATGCGAGGTCGGATCAAGGCTACCCGTGCCTAAAAAGGTAAGGTTGAGGGGGGTCAATGGTCATCCGCAAGCATGGCTGCTGCTATGTCTTTTGCGAGTCCGGATTGGTTGTTTGGCTGGCATATGTTGCCGCATAACCATGCCGAACTGACTTTGTTAGAAGCGGGAACCGACCCTAAATGAGGGCGGAACAAGACTAACCGCGCTTGAACGAGTTAGTTGACCTGGGGTACGAAAACTCCAGTTCAAAAGCATCGCTCCACTTCCCCGCGGGGGATGATCGACCAAAGCACACAATACAACATCGAATGATCGAATTATCGAATGCGGGGAGGCAGGCCAGCAGGGATAAACCAGGTAATGAGCTCTAAGCACAAGGGACATAACACAGCCAAGAGTGAAGAGTTTAACAATGCCATATGTTAGCTGTACGGCAAATGCGTAAGTATAAAGATAATAGAGGAATATCTTAGAAGATAGGGAGATTTTATCTAATATTGCCTAAGTATCATAATAATAAGATGTTGCGCAGTGCCCGGTTGTTATTATTTATCGGCGTGTCAGATCACTGGAGCTTAGCATCCACTTCTAATCAGTCCGTGACAGCACCATTGCCAGGGAACCTGGCTCGATTAGAGTGACCAACGGGTCCCAGGGATCGACTTGGTCGATTCAATCACCCCCAAGATGATACGCAAAAGAATTACCACTTCTGGTTCGGACCTGGGTGACGAGTTTATTAAACTGTCTCCGGGGCATGTTTCAGTCCCTTGTTCTACATGAAGACACCAACAGCCATTATTGTCCCGCGAGGCTGGTGTATAAATAACTACATATCTTACAGTAGGTAACCTCTTACGGCTCACTGCAAGCCAATTTGTTTATCCTGCCAACAACAAGCCTTGTGTAGACGCACCCTACATCTTCGATAGCTATGAGAGTATCCCCTTTGCTCAGTCTGTTTGCTCTTGCAGCGGCGTCGGCCGCCAAGGGCCGGCCAAAACAGAGAGAAGTATCACCAGTCTTCAACATTGACGGGAAGAATCAATACTTCGCTGGCACCAACACCTGGTGGATGAGTCACCTCACGTCAGACGCCGATGTCGAGCAAGCCATGTCTCAGATCGCTGACAGTGGGCTGAAAGTCACTCGCGTCTGGGCATTCGGCAACACCAACACGGGAGCTGATCAGCCTGTCTACTTTCAGTTCCTCGACACGACCAAGAAGACCATCACGATCAACAATGGCACCAACGGCATCGCGCGCCTCGACGCCGCTGTTGCTGCCGCAGAGAAGCACGGCATTCAGCTGGTTCTACCCATGCTGAATAACTGGGATGACCTGGGTGGAATCAACACCTACTGTGCCTACTTTGGATGCACCCACGAGAGTTTCTGGACCCATGCAGAGGCTCAGAAAGCCTACAGAGACTATGTAACTTTCATCGTCAATCGTTACAAGGACTCTCCAGCTATCTTCTCCTGGCAGCTCTGCAACGAGCCACGGTGTCAGAACTGCGAGACCAGTGTGATCACTAGCTGGGCCACAGAGCTGTCCAGCTTCATCAAATCTCTAGACCCAAAACATCGTGTGTCCTTGGGCGACGAAGGCTGGCTCTGTTCGGACGACACCAGTCTCGGTTATGCGTACTCATGCTCTGAGGGTATCGATTTCGAGGCCAACCTGAAGATTTCCACACTTGACTACGGTACTGTTCATATGTACCCCATTGGCTGGGGCTACACGTACCCTTGGGGCAACCAATGGATCCGTGATCACGCAGCACTGGCGCTCAAGTACGGCAAGCCTATCGTTCTGGAAGAATATGGTGTTGAGAGCACAACCTCAAACCGCACGGCTGTCCTGCAGCAGTGGCAACAAACGATCATTGACAGCGACATTGCATATGATAGCTTTTGGCAATTCGGGACAAACCTTCCAAGTGGTGCAAACCCTTACGATGACTACGCAATGTTCTATGGCACGCAAGAGTACCAGGACGTGGTGATTGATCATGCGCAGGC
Proteins encoded in this region:
- a CDS encoding C6 zinc finger domain-containing protein: MVDIPSKASTAGASRLRRAYHPKVKTGCQTCRIRRVKCDEGKPVCVRCTSTGRTCDGYTLPPSSSYSLSTSTSPSPQSSDSYNATADLKLILPRQSPEEVRSYRFFLEVTAPSLAGAFYADFWLAEVPRICMSDAGIWHAVVSLGSAHEDFAQHGQGSRSVFALKQFNSAIRCLIESRSPRHADRWRALIVSTIFTYVCTIKGLHDQTRIHLQAGCNLLRELEGLATKGRTTLNQEQLPEAAQDESWISTVPVSIAPIQSILVTLELQLEALGHGGITESPALLLRNKTLNTWRYYTAPRPSHRPTPDTINQAYCAAESLFSGLILFSQEHAKQLGDLQTGKSGPAGLSMLAARQDAHTRCYKEISKAMDIFQQEVNSTQREPHAMLPLHLFQSANRLLLIQDPEEHDLVKRQNDLPALYKSIVDLAEQIMNLDPVKTRRVSYTQHLFLVAHSGIGQSTRRRAVTLLRRPRLEGGWDSLISASLAEAIMDREREAACEYRLELGLDAGTDGGEGKDGQKEEEVDPMFRIFNITFAFTGQREARAVLRTWREKLDDVAGRSRVIRW
- a CDS encoding general substrate transporter, which encodes MQKEDDKVQTVERVPDSAAADLATSKTAKVQNVAYSDAIAKDNLSPRATSIFKLYAIIALVTLNNCGNGFDGTIMSSINAMDPFHKFFGTEMQGSSIGAVFALYSVGNILGCLVAAPAADIFGRRFGMITGSIFVIIGTVIQAAAQNVGTFMAGRLFLGFGCTIAVTASPIYLVEMAYPSWRGTLAGLYNVGGWYIGSLASTWTAYGTGRLTSNWSWRIPIIIQVVPASIILCGVWFIPESPRWLMSHGKEEQARAVLIKYHGDGNPESAVVKLELDEMRASIEYQEEIEASQKWWDYRMLFDNRENLHRFYLLFLVAIFSQFIGGSVITYYMPVILENVGITSSSQQLLLNGVNVIFGFFSGVAGSFGVEKFGRRPLFLWGTFLTGLVYIPINVIAAKAHGHVDTSTGYAFIAMIFLYGIFWSFCWTPLQSLYPSEVLRNDIRAKGMAASGFFSGVSGFINTYATPVALQKIGWKTYTIFLILHFVEWGMMYFALVETKGRSLEEIDEIFKSPNPVKTSKQKHEVYIKEGAGVTADLGAKEA
- a CDS encoding glycoside hydrolase superfamily, with the protein product MLNNWDDLGGINTYCAYFGCTHESFWTHAEAQKAYRDYVTFIVNRYKDSPAIFSWQLCNEPRCQNCETSVITSWATELSSFIKSLDPKHRVSLGDEGWLCSDDTSLGYAYSCSEGIDFEANLKISTLDYGTVHMYPIGWGYTYPWGNQWIRDHAALALKYGKPIVLEEYGVESTTSNRTAVLQQWQQTIIDSDIAYDSFWQFGTNLPSGANPYDDYAMFYGTQEYQDVVIDHAQAISKKAVSTAARRRASSRRPN